ACACATAACCTAAATTATGCGGACTGCTGCTGCTCACTTTAATATCCTTCACCAAACCGGTACCTAAATCTATTACCCAACCGTGTACTTCCAGGTCGTGGCGCTCCATCCAGGCATTTTGGATAATGGATGTTTTGCACAGGTTATACACCTGCTCACTTACATTCAGCTCCACCAACCGGTTTTGCTTTTGGGTTTCGTCGGTAATACGGTCAAGCTCATGACTGTGCAGGCGGTACACATCTTTAATATGGCGCAACCAATTATCAATTAAGCCAAACTGCTTATTGCTCATTGCCGCGGCAACGCCGCCGCAGCCGTAATGACCGGCAACTATCACATGCTTTACTTTAAGCACGTTAACGGCATAATCCAGCACGCTTAGCATATTCATATCCGAGTGTACGCATACATTCGCAATATTCCGATGCACAAATACCTCGCCCGCTTTGGTGCCTGTAACCTCGTTGGCAGGTACACGGCTGTCGGAGCAGCCTATCCATAAAACCTGCGGATGCTGGCCTTTAGCCAGGTTAGTAAAAAAGTTGCTGTCTTCTTTTAACTTTTTATCAACCCACTCGGCATTGCCGCGGATAAGGGCTTTGTAGCTATCGGCCTGGGCCAGTTGTATGTTGGTGGTATCAATTACCGGTTTATCGTTTTTTTTATTTTCTATAAGTGCCATGATGTTTTTCTTTTTTTAATTGTTAATTACTGGTATTGCTAAATCTGTTTAACGGCGATGTGCCGCAACTCAAAACTGATAACGCAATACTCAAAACTAATTAGGGTTATACATTAATTCTTTTAAAGGAGGTACATCGTACTTGTCCTTTATTTCAAGTAGTTGCACCACTATGCCCTTGGTATAGGCATTGTGTTTGTAATTGTGGATGATCTCGAGCACATCCGGATCTATGTAACGCGAGTTGGAGCCGTCGATAATCACATCCGTTCCGCTTGGCAGGCTGGTAAGCGTAATTTGTATGGCCGCTTTATTTAAAAAAGATACCTCCTCGGCCAGTTTAATCCTGATCACCTTTTTATCGCCGTTTTTAGTAATCTGGTAAAAATACGGGTTGCGTAAATTGGTGCGCAGTATGTAAAAGATACCTACAAGCATGCCAATGCCAACACCTATCAACAGGTCGGTTAAAACAACGGCCACAATGGTTACCACAAACGGAATAAACTGACTTAGCCCCTGGTGCCACATGTGTTTAAACAGGGCAATACGCGCCAGCTTATACCCTGTCATGAGCAGGATAGCAGCCAAACAGGATAAAGGGATTAAATTGATTAATACCGGGATAAACAACAGCGATATTAATAAAAGTAAGCCGTGAACTACGGCGCTGGTTTTGGTACGCGCGCCCGAATTAACGTTGGCAGACGACCGAACGATAACAGCTGTCATAGGCAAACCGCCTAAAAGGCCGCTGGTAATGTTACCTATACCCTGGGCTACAAGCTCGCGGTTAGTTGGCGAAATGCGTTTAATCGGGTCTATCTTATCAACGGCTTCCAAGCTAAGCAAAGTTTCAAGGCTGGCAACCACGGCAATTGTAAAGGCGGTTATCCAAACCTGCTTGTTACCAATGCTGCTAAAATCTGCCGTTTTAAAAAGGGCAAAAAACTCGGTACTGCTGTTTACAATAGGTATGTGTACAAATTGCTTGTCAAGCAGTGCCAAACCTGTATTTTTAAATGCCAGGCTTAAGGCAATGCCCGCCAATACAACCAGCAAAGGCGCGGGCACCATAGCCATTTTTTTGAATTTTGGCCAATATATCATCAAAGCCAATGAAACTATGCTGATAATTACTGCCCCGTAGTTAATTTTACTCAACGCGCCCAGCACACCCGAAAAACTATTGTGTTCATCGGCCTGGTTAAAGCCTTCATCACCTTCAAAATCGGCATCGTAGCCCACCGCGTGCGGAAACTGCTTCATGATCAGGATGATGCCGATAGCGGCCAGCATGCCTTCAATCACCGCCGACGGAAAGTAGTTGGCTATAGTTCCTGCCTTTAAAATACCCAGCAAAATCTGGAAAATGCCAGCCAGTACAAGCGCCAACAAAAATGTCTCATATGCACCAAGGCTGGTTATAGCGTTTAATACAATAACGGTTAAACCCGCCGCAGGGCCGGCCACGCTGAGTTGCGAACCGCTCAACGAGCCTACAACCACACCGCCAATGATACCGGTAAGCACACCGGCAAATAATGGTGCGCCCGATGCTAAAGCTATACCAAGACATAAGGGTAAGGCTACCAGGAATACAACCAGACTGGCCGGAAGATCGCGTTTTAAGTTTTTGGGCAAAAAGTATTTTTTTAGGTTAAGATTGCCCATGGCAAATCCACCTTGCTTAATTGACATAAGAAATGTGTTTGAATAAAAATTTAAATGAATTGTAAAGCGTTACAGCCCGGATAAGAAATATCCGGTTAAATCATTTAAACGTTGGGCGGGGGAGTTGGCACTACCGGATGGTAGGTTTGTATATACAGGGCATGCTCCATGTTGTGGAGCACTTTAGTTTCTGCAACAAAAGTAATGAAATCAATACTGTGTAAATAGTATTCGTCAAAAATCTTTTTCTCTTTAAAGATATCCTTATCGGGCGTATCCTTTTCGGCTTTTGATTCCTGCTCTAATTGCAAAATTACCGCGCTTACGGCTTTGCTGTCAAGATATAAAAATACAGGCGCAAGTGATAGGGCCATCTTTAGCATAAAGACCCCCATAAACATTGCAACTACCAGTATTTTAAATTTCCTGATCTTCATTGATCACAAATATAATGAAAAATCCTTCCTGAGAAAGCATGTCACAGCAGTTTTATGTACATCTTACAATTTAATTACTATTTTTAGCATGTTACAAACAACCTGAATTGTGAATAAAAAGCTCGGAGTATTAAGACAAAAACGCCAGAAGGCATTTGAAGGCGGTGGTGCGGTACGTATTGAAAGTCAGCATAAAAAAGGGAAATTAACAGCACGTGAGCGGCTCCATTTTTTAATGGACGAAGGCTCGTTCCAGGAGATTGGCATGCTGGTTTCTCATCGTTCCACAGATTTTGGGATGGAGAAAGAAAAATATCCCGGCGATGGTGTTGTAACCGGTTATGGCACTATTAACGGGCGATTGGTTTATGTTTTTTCGCAGGATTTTACCGTTTTTGGCGGCTCATTGTCAGAAACACATGCCGAAAAGATTGTGAAGATCATGGACCTGGCCATAAAAAACGGCGCACCGGTTGTAGGCCTTAATGATTCTGGCGGTGCCCGCATCCAGGAAGGGGTTGTATCCTTAGGTGGCTATGCCGATATATTTTATAAAAACACCATGGCATCGGGTGTGGTGCCTCAAATTTCGGCAATTATGGGCCCTTGTGCCGGAGGTGCGGTATACTCCCCGGCCATTACTGATTTTATTTTAATGGTTGAGCATACCTCATACATGTTTGTAACCGGGCCGAATGTGGTTAAGACGGTTACCCATGAAATTGTAACATCCGAAGAACTGGGCGGTGCAACAACCCATGCCACCAAATCGGGCGTTACCCATTTTGCCTGCACAAACGAGATTGAGGCTATCCAAAACATCAAAAAACTGCTAAGCTATATGCCACAGAATTGCGAGGACAGGGCCCCTGCCCTGCCTTATGATATTGGCAACGAGCTTCGCCCCGAATTAGATACACTTTTGCCCGAAATAGCATCAACTCCTTATGATATCCGCGAGATTATTGATCATGTGATAGATACAGGCTCGTTTCTGGAGATCCATAAAGATTTTGCCGAAAATATTGTTGTTGGCTTTGCCCGCCTTGCCGGCCGCAGCATAGGCATCGTGGCCAACCAGCCCGTATTTTTGGCCGGAGTACTGGACATTAACAGTTCCACTAAAGCTGCCCGCTTTGTGCGCTTTTGCGATAGCTTCAATATACCTTTGCTGGTATTTGAAGATGTGCCCGGCTTTTTACCGGGTACCGACCAGGAATGGAATGCCATTATCACCAACGGCGCCAAACTGCTTTACGCCTTTTGCGAGGCTACCGTTCCGCGTGTTACTGTAATTACCCGCAAAGCCTATGGTGGCGCTTACGATGTGATGAACTCTAAACACATTGGTGCCGATATGAACTATGCATGGCCATCGGCCGAGATTGCTGTGATGGGGGCCAAAGGCGCTGCCGAAATTATTTTTAAGCGGGAAATCAGCACAGCCGAAGACAAGGAAGCCAAATGGAAAGAAAAGGAGCAACTATACTCCGACACCTTTGCCAACCCATACCGCGCCGCCGAACGCGGATTTATTGATGAGGTAATTGAACCCGCCGAAACCCGCCTTAAACTCATCCATGCCTTTAAAATGCTGGAAAATAAAGTGGTAAACAACCCGAGGAAAAAGCATGGGAATATGCCGTTGTGATAACCGTCGTCTGCGATAAAAAAATTAATAGTAATTAAACTTTTTATTGTTGTTGTAGTCATTGTAACAAAACTTAAACTCATGCGCTACCTCATCATCCTTGCTATAACTGCCGCCTGGCTTAATTTTAATGGTGCAGTTAATCACTTACAACCACCGCATACACGTGGCGGCGCCATTTCAAGCGTTGGGATATCAAATATTAAGTTTTCGGGCGACGAAACTGCTGTTTACAACCGGGTCGGAGTTGTGATAGGATGGATAAAAGACGCCATTGTATTCAATTACGAGGGTAACAAAGCCTTAGCTTTTATAGACAAACAGGATGTTTTTTCATTTGCATATGGCAATGCTTACTTAGGGCAGTTTCATAATGGCTTTTTTCGCGATAAAACAGGGAATGCTGTTGCCTGGGTACGTGGCGCATCGGGCGGGCCCATCACACTGCCTCCATTAGATAGGGTAGCACCAATTTTTATGCCGGTGATAAAACCCATAACACCAATAGTAACTACTATTACCCCGATTGAAACGCTTTCATGGTCAAACCAGAACTGGGACGATTTTTTGGGCCGGTAAAGATAGCGGGCTATATATTTCAGATTAACTTCTCCAATATTTCATAATCGAACCCATTCTTTGAAAAAATTTGCCCGGTTTGCTTAAAGTCAGCCTTCAAATAAAAGTTTATAGCCGATATACGCGCGTTACACCATATGCGTATGCCGCCATTGCGCACAGCAAAATCGGTTATATGTCTGAGCATTGCGCTCCCGATTCCCATATTTTGCTGCGATTCATCAACGGCAAACTTTCTGAACTGAAAATCTTCGCCGCGCTGAAACAAGGAAACTACGCCTATTATCGCATTATCTTTAAAAGCCGCAAAATGAAGGCCATCCTGGTCCTCCTCCATTTCCATTTCATAAAGCTTTTGCTGCGGATATAAAACTGTTTGGCGCAGCCGCCAGGTTAATTCAGGGCGTATTTGTTCTATTTGCATTTATTTTAATTGATAAGCCTTATCAACAACTTGCCTGATGGACAAGCACATCCAACTACTCCTTCATCAAATCCACAATTATCGCTTTTGCGTAATCGTTGGGGTGTTTTTCGTTAGATAGTTTGGCGGTTTTAAGCGCCTCATCAATATCGCCCTGGGCCTCATAAACTACTGCCAGGTTATACGCCGCTTTACTGGCAAGTTTGGTATCAGCACCATCTATCAATGGGTTTAATATTTTAAAAGCCACATCAAATTTGCCGGCCTTAATTTGCGTTACCGACGATTCAAGTGCGCCGCCGTCGGCGTACAAGGGACGTTCGTTTGATATTGAAAAAGGCAAATAATCTTTTAAGGCATCCAGGGTAGCATCACGTGTGGCTGCTGTCATCGCAGGAATACTGCTTCTGTAGGATGGCTTATTAAATAAAGACCCAAAACCACCTGAATATGTTTCATCCTGGGGCACTTCGGCCATCCCTGCCAGCTTTTTTGAATAAATTCCGTTACTTTCAAATAGCGCGAGGCTGGTCTTTATTTTTGTAGTATAATAGTTAGATGGAATGCCATTGTAATAAACCGTTTCGGGATAAATACCCGCGCCGATGTCATTTAACACCAATACATAGTTGGCTTTGTGTGCAGCGGCCAAAAATTTAACCGAGTCGGTATTTACGGTGTAGTTTATCGAATCGACAAGGTTGATGATGTGTACACCTTTTAAATATTTTAACTGGTTGGCGGCAGTTTGAAGTGATACAACTGCCATCTTTTTCAAAACGCTTATTCTTCTGTAATCCCTGATCTTCACAGAATCCGGCCGGTAACGGTTTGCCACTACAATGATAGTACTGTCGCGGCTAAAGCCCATTTTAGGACCATAATTAACCGGTACAGTAACGTATTGAGGCACGCTACAGGATGTCAAAAAAACGATAATCAGGATAAAAAGGGGCGCAAAGCGTTTCACGATGTGGTTTATTAAGGTAATAAAGTCCAAAAATATTGTAAATAACCCAAACTTACAGATTACTGTAGGGTATACAGTTAATGACAAAAAAATAATTAAAAGGTTTAATTGCCCCTTAAATTAAAAAAAACGTTAATTATCGATGTAGAAGTATTAAATTAACAATAAAAACGTTAATTTATTTCCATTATGGCAAGTTATTTTGAAGCATTATCAATGGCTTTATTATATTTGCTTTATTGCTTAATATAGGTTACTCAAACAACATGGCTAAAAAGAAATCAGATCCCGCTCCGCATATTTCAGTTGTAAACGAAACTTCACTGGCTTTTTTCGAAAAATACATAAACAACCCCTCGCCTACCGGTTTTGAATGGAAAGGCCAGGAATTATGGCTGGAATACCTGAAACCATATATCGACACACATTATGTAGATAATTATGGTACCGCGGTTGGCATCATTAACCCCAAAGCCGATTATAAGGTTGTTATTGAAGCACATGCCGATGAAATTTCGTGGTTTGTAAACTACATCACCAGTGATGGATTAATATACGTTATCCGTAACGGTGGGTCTGATCACCAGATAGCGCCTTCAAAGCGGGTAAACATCCATACCGACAATGGTATTGTAAAAGCCGTATTTGGCTGGCCCGCAATCCATACCCGCACTGGCGGCGATAAGGAAGAAGCCCCGACACTTAAAAATATCTTTTTAGATTGCGGATGCACCTCAAAAGAAGAGGTTGAAAAATTGGGCATTCACGTAGGTTGCGTTATCACTTATGAAGATGAGTTTATGATCCTGAACGACCGCTACTATGTTGGCCGCGCTTTGGATAACCGCGCCGGTGGCTTCATGATTGCCGAGGTAGCCCGTTTGTTGAAAGAAAACAACATTAAATTACCCTTTGGCTTGTATATTGTAAACGCTGTTCAGGAAGAAATTGGTTTGCGCGGTGCCGAAATGATAGCCCATAAAATAAAACCAAATGTGGCAATAGTTACCGATGTAACCCATGATACCCAAACGCCCATGATTAACAAGATTACCCAGGGCGACCTGGCTTGCGGTCGCGGCCCCGTTGTATCATATGCTCCGGCAGTACAAAATAACCTGAATAAATTGCTGATAGAAACTGCCCAAAAAGCCGAAATACCTTTCCAGCGCCAGGCTTCCTCACGGTCGACAGGTACCGATACGGATGCATTTGCTTACTCTAATGATGGTGTGCCATCGGTATTAATTTCTTTGCCGTTACGTTACATGCATACCACTGTAGAGATGATTCACAAACAAGATGTAGATAATGTGATCCGTTTAATTTACGAAACATTGTTAAATATTACAGCCGGCCAGGATTTCAGGTATATCAAATAATTAATCCGGTTAAAACAATTTCGATTTCAAACCATTTCCTTATTCTATTAAAAAATTAGCAATTAAGTACTCCCTATATACATCCTTATGAAACCCACACTACTTATTTTGGCCGCCGGGATGGCCAGCCGTTACGGCAGTATGAAACAGGTTGACGGCTTTGGCCCCAACGGAGAAACCATAATCGATTATTCAATATATGATGCTATAAAAGCAGGTTTTGGTAAGGTAAGTTTTATCATCCGCGAAGAATTTGCAGATAATTTTAAGGCTATTTTTGAGCCCAAACTAAAAGGCCGTATTGAAACTGATTACGTTTTTCAAAGCTTCGACCTGAAACCATTTGGCATTGATAAAGAAATTGAACGCGCAAAACCCTGGGGCACTGCCCACGCAGTACTTGCAGCGCGCAACCAGGTAAATGAGCCTTTTTGTGTGATTAATGCCGACGACTTTTATGGTTACGATTCGTTTGAAAAAATGGCCAAATTTTTAACTACCGAAGTTACCGATGATACTTATTCATTAATAGGTTACCAGATTGACAGGACATTGTCTGACTACGGATCCGTATCGCGCGGTGTTTGTAAAGTTGATGATGCCGGTAACATGGTCGAGATTAATGAGCGTACCGAAGTTTACTTTAAAGAAGACGGCAGTGTAGCTTACAAAGATGCTACAGGCGAACACGCCTTAAGCAATGATACCCGTGTATCTATGAATTTCTGGGGCTTTACACCCGCTGTTTTCAAACAAAGCGAAGAAATGTTCAGAGAGTTTGTTGCGGCTAATGAAAACAATCCAAAATCAGAGTTTTTTATCCCGCTGGTGGCCGATAAGCTGATCAAAGAAAATATAGCATCATTTAAAGTTATCCCAACCGGCTCAAAATGGTTTGGTGTTACTTATAAAGAAGATAAGCCTATTGTACAAAAAAGCATTTCAGAACTGGTTGCCAATGGCACCTACCCGGCTACACTTTGGGATTAAGTTACTGCTATATAAAAGCAAAAAGTCTGGCGATCTGCCAGACTTTTTGCTTTTATACGTTTTGGATTAGTCTATAAAGAAGAATCTTTTTTTGTTGTCTTCATCGTAAACGTGAACGGTTTTTGTAACCACCTGGTCGTTTGATTTGATCTCGAATTTATAATCGCCGTTGTCCAGGCTGGTTAGTACGTAACCTTTCTCTACTTCAACTTTGCTGGGCAAAAAGTCTTCCATCAAAATGTTATTGGCCTGGTCAAAAATGGTTACATATGATTTGCTGGCTTCGTTTTTTGAAATCATTACTGCTACGCCACGATCGTGTTTTAACGATGATACAGTGATAACATCTTTAGCTTTTTCGGTATGGCCTTTGGCATTGGCAGCAGCTGAAGTGAAAATGCCGGCGCTTAATAACAAGAATAATGCTGATAATTTGATTGAATTTTTCATGATCTTTTTATTTTTTAAATGTTGTTTTTAAATGTGTTTGTTATTTTCAATATCCAAAACAACAACATCTTTTGCAGTTGCCAAAACCAAATAGACCATCCATAAGTAGTTATAGACCAACAGCTTATAACGATCTTCAAACTGCTAAAAATCCACAAAATGGCTACTCACCGTGGTTTTATAGTTCAATAGCCGCTGTTCATCGATGCGTTTTTGCTGTTCATCGGTTATGCGGGTATAATTGGCTTGTGCTAAGTCGATAGTACTAAGTCGTAAGTCTAAAGTTGTTTTTTTCTTTTTTGGGCTTAGAACTTAAGACTTTGGGCTGAAGACTATCCGTCAATTTATCGTTGACACGATACTGATTTACATTTATAAAAACCATTGAAACTTAATGGCGTTGCTTTTTTGTGCCCTGCTATCAATCGCGCCGGCATGTTACCATATGGAAGTAGAAATATTAGGGAACGTAAAAAGTTTTAAACAACAGGGCGGCCTGCTAACTATTAAAACGATAAAAGCAGAAGCAAGGGTATGTGTATACAGCCCGACAATCATCCGGGTTAATATCAGTAGAAGGCATAGTGCCCCGGATAGTTCTTATGCTGTTATACAACAACCTATCGGCAAATTTGAATTTGATGAATCAGCTGATGCAATCGAAATCAACACCCCGGCATTAAAACTCAGCATCAATAAATCACCCTTGAGGTTTAACTTTTCTACGGCTGACGGCAAACCCCTAAGCGAAGACGATAGTCGTTTTGGCACCAACTGGCAGGGCGAGCGCGTAATTACCTATCGTAAATTATATGCCGATGAAAAATTTATTGGACTGGGCGAGAAAGCCGGCAACCTTAACCGGCGCGGAACATCGTATGTTAACTGGAATACCGATGCGGTTGACTACAAC
The genomic region above belongs to Mucilaginibacter sp. KACC 22773 and contains:
- a CDS encoding carbonic anhydrase; amino-acid sequence: MALIENKKNDKPVIDTTNIQLAQADSYKALIRGNAEWVDKKLKEDSNFFTNLAKGQHPQVLWIGCSDSRVPANEVTGTKAGEVFVHRNIANVCVHSDMNMLSVLDYAVNVLKVKHVIVAGHYGCGGVAAAMSNKQFGLIDNWLRHIKDVYRLHSHELDRITDETQKQNRLVELNVSEQVYNLCKTSIIQNAWMERHDLEVHGWVIDLGTGLVKDIKVSSSSPHNLGYVYELDSVEAVASH
- a CDS encoding SulP family inorganic anion transporter, with translation MSIKQGGFAMGNLNLKKYFLPKNLKRDLPASLVVFLVALPLCLGIALASGAPLFAGVLTGIIGGVVVGSLSGSQLSVAGPAAGLTVIVLNAITSLGAYETFLLALVLAGIFQILLGILKAGTIANYFPSAVIEGMLAAIGIILIMKQFPHAVGYDADFEGDEGFNQADEHNSFSGVLGALSKINYGAVIISIVSLALMIYWPKFKKMAMVPAPLLVVLAGIALSLAFKNTGLALLDKQFVHIPIVNSSTEFFALFKTADFSSIGNKQVWITAFTIAVVASLETLLSLEAVDKIDPIKRISPTNRELVAQGIGNITSGLLGGLPMTAVIVRSSANVNSGARTKTSAVVHGLLLLISLLFIPVLINLIPLSCLAAILLMTGYKLARIALFKHMWHQGLSQFIPFVVTIVAVVLTDLLIGVGIGMLVGIFYILRTNLRNPYFYQITKNGDKKVIRIKLAEEVSFLNKAAIQITLTSLPSGTDVIIDGSNSRYIDPDVLEIIHNYKHNAYTKGIVVQLLEIKDKYDVPPLKELMYNPN
- a CDS encoding acyl-CoA carboxylase subunit beta, producing MNKKLGVLRQKRQKAFEGGGAVRIESQHKKGKLTARERLHFLMDEGSFQEIGMLVSHRSTDFGMEKEKYPGDGVVTGYGTINGRLVYVFSQDFTVFGGSLSETHAEKIVKIMDLAIKNGAPVVGLNDSGGARIQEGVVSLGGYADIFYKNTMASGVVPQISAIMGPCAGGAVYSPAITDFILMVEHTSYMFVTGPNVVKTVTHEIVTSEELGGATTHATKSGVTHFACTNEIEAIQNIKKLLSYMPQNCEDRAPALPYDIGNELRPELDTLLPEIASTPYDIREIIDHVIDTGSFLEIHKDFAENIVVGFARLAGRSIGIVANQPVFLAGVLDINSSTKAARFVRFCDSFNIPLLVFEDVPGFLPGTDQEWNAIITNGAKLLYAFCEATVPRVTVITRKAYGGAYDVMNSKHIGADMNYAWPSAEIAVMGAKGAAEIIFKREISTAEDKEAKWKEKEQLYSDTFANPYRAAERGFIDEVIEPAETRLKLIHAFKMLENKVVNNPRKKHGNMPL
- a CDS encoding 4-fold beta flower protein, whose product is MRYLIILAITAAWLNFNGAVNHLQPPHTRGGAISSVGISNIKFSGDETAVYNRVGVVIGWIKDAIVFNYEGNKALAFIDKQDVFSFAYGNAYLGQFHNGFFRDKTGNAVAWVRGASGGPITLPPLDRVAPIFMPVIKPITPIVTTITPIETLSWSNQNWDDFLGR
- a CDS encoding GNAT family N-acetyltransferase — translated: MQIEQIRPELTWRLRQTVLYPQQKLYEMEMEEDQDGLHFAAFKDNAIIGVVSLFQRGEDFQFRKFAVDESQQNMGIGSAMLRHITDFAVRNGGIRIWCNARISAINFYLKADFKQTGQIFSKNGFDYEILEKLI
- a CDS encoding DUF6340 family protein, which gives rise to MKRFAPLFILIIVFLTSCSVPQYVTVPVNYGPKMGFSRDSTIIVVANRYRPDSVKIRDYRRISVLKKMAVVSLQTAANQLKYLKGVHIINLVDSINYTVNTDSVKFLAAAHKANYVLVLNDIGAGIYPETVYYNGIPSNYYTTKIKTSLALFESNGIYSKKLAGMAEVPQDETYSGGFGSLFNKPSYRSSIPAMTAATRDATLDALKDYLPFSISNERPLYADGGALESSVTQIKAGKFDVAFKILNPLIDGADTKLASKAAYNLAVVYEAQGDIDEALKTAKLSNEKHPNDYAKAIIVDLMKE
- a CDS encoding M42 family metallopeptidase is translated as MAKKKSDPAPHISVVNETSLAFFEKYINNPSPTGFEWKGQELWLEYLKPYIDTHYVDNYGTAVGIINPKADYKVVIEAHADEISWFVNYITSDGLIYVIRNGGSDHQIAPSKRVNIHTDNGIVKAVFGWPAIHTRTGGDKEEAPTLKNIFLDCGCTSKEEVEKLGIHVGCVITYEDEFMILNDRYYVGRALDNRAGGFMIAEVARLLKENNIKLPFGLYIVNAVQEEIGLRGAEMIAHKIKPNVAIVTDVTHDTQTPMINKITQGDLACGRGPVVSYAPAVQNNLNKLLIETAQKAEIPFQRQASSRSTGTDTDAFAYSNDGVPSVLISLPLRYMHTTVEMIHKQDVDNVIRLIYETLLNITAGQDFRYIK
- a CDS encoding nucleotidyltransferase family protein, with the protein product MKPTLLILAAGMASRYGSMKQVDGFGPNGETIIDYSIYDAIKAGFGKVSFIIREEFADNFKAIFEPKLKGRIETDYVFQSFDLKPFGIDKEIERAKPWGTAHAVLAARNQVNEPFCVINADDFYGYDSFEKMAKFLTTEVTDDTYSLIGYQIDRTLSDYGSVSRGVCKVDDAGNMVEINERTEVYFKEDGSVAYKDATGEHALSNDTRVSMNFWGFTPAVFKQSEEMFREFVAANENNPKSEFFIPLVADKLIKENIASFKVIPTGSKWFGVTYKEDKPIVQKSISELVANGTYPATLWD